Proteins encoded within one genomic window of Oncorhynchus kisutch isolate 150728-3 unplaced genomic scaffold, Okis_V2 scaffold863, whole genome shotgun sequence:
- the LOC109876432 gene encoding uncharacterized protein LOC109876432 isoform X1 yields MIIDKEHRLSFCRTCFAFPFILFILVPHTISLGSCSSFTFSICWKISNNSLFGSWPEGHLWLNTTKLKSIWSEDTFSSLTVATTVEHKLTLHYGVMVRKWIFSIFPGSHSIEFRSIHKPDQQPINSTLEALELFSTNEVFACENSTLYLYQDPNFILMLGHTVRYPLKLESRSTSMLLVSWKEKMQPPAAPVPVHSVSLYHSEMKAYAALSVDSTHSNHYRFTALESCSSYAACVEVAGSHSLTCLSTITDPEVPRHFQVTTWNSSSVTVSWDCPDNRKFSFFLVTVLYLNGTNHVLEERSFMHTLDTFVFSQSDLPPCSRVKFGLQTVCQAGTEARHSRMVLIKGNTVHSEIENLWQTSSGPDNYTLSWVVRNTSSISMFRIYHQGVLHYTTLLTSHTVASLLPCSQYLARVEALCGDSVVMSAKTILARTGPRGVSELRYRPEDSTALWIGGTRQGMAFQYQLSYDNGSTIQQGRLMEPLLPLLGLIEGARYALDVWEECDGEWSADPALVCFDGVNVSVNALVLPEASTLRPNEDQVLAFIVPWLMVLDPKTEPWAELKRIYEKLLEELLKEYPIKTRVELVAFKELEGESKTKITFQGFDASITDVDLALPPGEQLDHIQSLQPPNITVKDGIIYWDDPDECATPDLNRCDANSLCVNTLNSYTCVCQHGFYDVGPAFVPPPTPASHPVCYEKGMFTQCLPRSMAGGIAKAFLIGYFGGDVTVVLNEGRCTMEESETLYHFHVLRKPSQCGTRRLVNRTHIEFRNTLTVTLSRERTITRRDLKVIWKCIYPRNYVRNTQINVDLEWITSHSVVEYNSSHQLGLAMTMYSDNSFSYGYRDSIALHLSDVLFFEVALLTNNTFASEVLLEVISCWATESPDPQDETKGFFLLDGCPVDSTFHWLSVNGVSQRSRFSIHMFTMPKELPIYMHCLARICSHDEDCTTNCTTQRLSKRSTARWDPYINVAVVVSAGPLMVTPEAAPGTKLSNWDEALTMIYVVGGTMGVLMLTMLGVSATKAIMNYYERARPQ; encoded by the exons ATGATTATTGATAAAGAACACCGACTTTCCTTTTGCAGGACCTGTTTCGCGTTTCCATTTATATTGTTCATTCTTGTACCTCACACGATATCTCTCG GAAGCTGCAGTAGTTTTACTTTCTCCATATGTTGGAAAATCAGCAACAATTCCTTGTTTGGCAG TTGGCCAGAAGGACATTTATGGTTGAACACCACCAAATTGAAATCCATTTGGAGTGAGGACACGTTTTCATCTTTGACAGTTGCCACTACTGTGGAACACAAATTGACACTACATTATGGTGTCATGGTTCGGAAGTGGATATTCTCCATCTTCCCAG GTTCACATTCCATTGAGTTCAGAAGTATACATAAACCTGACCAACAGCCAATCAATAGCACTCTG GAAGCCCTGGAGTTGTTCTCCACCAATGAGGTGTTTGCGTGTGAAAACAGCACTCTGTACCTCTATCAGGACCCAAACTTCATCCTCATGCTCG GTCACACTGTGCGCTACCCCTTGAAGCTGGAGTCCAGGAGTACCTCCATGTTACTGGTGTCCTGGAAAGAGAAGATGCAGCCCCCGGCTGCCCCTGTCCCCGTCCACTCTGTGTCCCTATACCACTCTGAGATGAAGGCCTACGCTGCCCTTAGTGTGGACAGTACCCACTCCAACCACTACCGCTTCACAGCCCTGGAATCCTGCAGTTCCTATGCTGCCTGTGTGGAGGTGGCAGGCAGCCACTCGCTTACCTGTCTCTCCACTATCACAG ACCCAGAAGTCCCCAGACATTTCCAGGTGACGACGTGGAACAGCAGCAGTGTCACAGTGTCCTGGGACTGTCCCGACAACCGCAAGTTCTCCTTCTTCCTTGTCACGGTCCTCTACCTCAATGGCACCAATCATGTCCTGGAGGAGAGGTCCTTCATGCACACACTGGACACCTTTGTATTCTCTCAATCTGACCTGCCGCCCTGTAGCAGGGTGAAGTTTGGCCTGCAGACGGTGTGCCAGGCGGGCACGGAGGCTCGCCACAGCAGAATGGTCCTCATCAAAGGGAATACTG TCCACTCAGAAATCGAGAACCTGTGGCAGACCTCCTCGGGGCCGGACAACTACACCCTGAGCTGGGTGGTGAGGAACACTTCTTCTATCTCCATGTTCAGGATCTACCACCAGGGGGTGCTCCACTACACCACCCTGCTCACCAGCCACACGGTGGCCAGCCTTCTGCCCTGCAGCCAGTACTTGGCTAGAGTAGAGGCGCTGTGTGGAGACAGCGTGGTCATGAGCGCCAAGACCATACTCGCTCGCACAG GACCCAGAGGTGTTTCAGAACTGCGCTACCGTCCTGAGGACTCTACAGCGCTGTGGATTGGTGGGACCAGACAGGGCATGGCCTTTCAGTACCAGCTGTCTTATGACAATGGCTCGACCATCCAGCAAGGCCGGCTGATGGAGCCTTTGCTCCCTCTCCTGGGGCTCATTGAGGGTGCGCGCTATGCCCTGGACGTGTGGGAAGAGTGTGACGGCGAGTGGAGCGCCGACCCGGCCCTGGTGTGTTTCGATGGAGTCAACGTTTCCGTCAACGCCCTCGTGCTGCCGGAGGCGTCCACCCTGAGGCCGAATGAAGACCAAG TTCTAGCCTTTATTGTGCCTTGGTTAATGGTGTTGGACCCAAAGACTGAGCCCTGGGCTGAGCTGAAGCGCATCTATGAAAAACTA CTGGAGGAGCTTTTGAAAGAGTACCCAATTAAGACCAGGGTGGAGTTGGTTGCATTCAAGGAGCTGGAAGGCGAATCCAAAACTAAGATTACCTTTCAAGGCTTTGACGCTTCCATAACCGACGTAGACTTAGCGCTACCACCTGGCGAGCAGCTGGACCATATCCAGTCCCTCCAGCCGCCCAATATCACAGTCAAGGACGGGATCATCTACTGGGATG ACCCAGATGAGTGTGCGACGCCTGACCTGAACAGGTGTGACGCCAACTCTTTGTGCGTCAACACTCTGAACTCCTATACCTGTGTGTGTCAACATGGCTTCTATGACGTCGGGCCCGCCTTCGTTCCCCCTCCTACCCCTGCCTCACATCCTGTCTGTTATG AAAAAGGGATGTTCACCCAGTGCCTGCCGAGATCGATGGCCGGAGGTATTGCCAAAGCCTTCCTGATTGGCTACTTTGGTGGCGACGTGACGGTTGTCTTGAATGAAGGCCGTTGTACCATGGAGGAGAGCGAGACGCTCTACCACTTCCACGTGTTGCGCAAACCCTCGCAGTGTGGAACGAGACGGCTG gtgaacAGAACACACATCGAGTTCCGGAACACTCTGACAGTGACCTTGAGCAGAGAGAGGACCATCACACGAAGAGATCTCAAGGTTATCTGGAAGTGCATCTACCCCCGGAACTATGTCCGCAACACCCAGATAAACGTAGATCTGGAGTG gATCACCTCCCACTCTGTGGTGGAATACAACTCCTCCCATCAGCTGGGGCTGGCCATGACCATGTACAGTGACAACTCCTTCTCCTACGGCTACAGAGACTCCATCGCCCTCCACCTCAGCGATGTACTCTTCTTCGAGGTGGCCCTCCTGACAAACAACACGTTCGCCTCAGAGGTCCTGCTAGAAGTGATTTCCTGCTGGGCCACAGAGAGCCCGGATCCACAGGACGAAACCAAGGGCTTCTTTCTCCTAGATGG CTGCCCTGTTGACAGCACCTTTCATTGGCTCTCTGTGAACGGTGTGTCACAGAGGAGCAGATTCTCCATTCACATGTTCACTATGCCCAAGGAGTTACCCATCTACATGCACTGCCTGGCCCGGATATGCAGTCACGATGAGGACTGTACTACG AACTGTACCACCCAGAGACTTTCAAAGAGATCAACAGCTAGATGGGATCCATACATCAATGTAGCTGTGGTCGTGTCTGCAGGACCACTGATGGTCACCCCCGAGGCGGCACCAGGGACCAAACTCTCCAACT GGGATGAGGCTTTGACAATGATCTACGTCGTGGGAGGAACCATGGGTGTCTTGATGTTGACGATGCTTGGTGTGAGTGCAACAAAGGCTATAATGAATTATTATGAGAGAGCAAGGCCTCAATAA
- the LOC109876432 gene encoding uncharacterized protein LOC109876432 isoform X2 yields MTCFAFPFILFILVPHTISLGSCSSFTFSICWKISNNSLFGSWPEGHLWLNTTKLKSIWSEDTFSSLTVATTVEHKLTLHYGVMVRKWIFSIFPGSHSIEFRSIHKPDQQPINSTLEALELFSTNEVFACENSTLYLYQDPNFILMLGHTVRYPLKLESRSTSMLLVSWKEKMQPPAAPVPVHSVSLYHSEMKAYAALSVDSTHSNHYRFTALESCSSYAACVEVAGSHSLTCLSTITDPEVPRHFQVTTWNSSSVTVSWDCPDNRKFSFFLVTVLYLNGTNHVLEERSFMHTLDTFVFSQSDLPPCSRVKFGLQTVCQAGTEARHSRMVLIKGNTVHSEIENLWQTSSGPDNYTLSWVVRNTSSISMFRIYHQGVLHYTTLLTSHTVASLLPCSQYLARVEALCGDSVVMSAKTILARTGPRGVSELRYRPEDSTALWIGGTRQGMAFQYQLSYDNGSTIQQGRLMEPLLPLLGLIEGARYALDVWEECDGEWSADPALVCFDGVNVSVNALVLPEASTLRPNEDQVLAFIVPWLMVLDPKTEPWAELKRIYEKLLEELLKEYPIKTRVELVAFKELEGESKTKITFQGFDASITDVDLALPPGEQLDHIQSLQPPNITVKDGIIYWDDPDECATPDLNRCDANSLCVNTLNSYTCVCQHGFYDVGPAFVPPPTPASHPVCYEKGMFTQCLPRSMAGGIAKAFLIGYFGGDVTVVLNEGRCTMEESETLYHFHVLRKPSQCGTRRLVNRTHIEFRNTLTVTLSRERTITRRDLKVIWKCIYPRNYVRNTQINVDLEWITSHSVVEYNSSHQLGLAMTMYSDNSFSYGYRDSIALHLSDVLFFEVALLTNNTFASEVLLEVISCWATESPDPQDETKGFFLLDGCPVDSTFHWLSVNGVSQRSRFSIHMFTMPKELPIYMHCLARICSHDEDCTTNCTTQRLSKRSTARWDPYINVAVVVSAGPLMVTPEAAPGTKLSNWDEALTMIYVVGGTMGVLMLTMLGVSATKAIMNYYERARPQ; encoded by the exons AT GACCTGTTTCGCGTTTCCATTTATATTGTTCATTCTTGTACCTCACACGATATCTCTCG GAAGCTGCAGTAGTTTTACTTTCTCCATATGTTGGAAAATCAGCAACAATTCCTTGTTTGGCAG TTGGCCAGAAGGACATTTATGGTTGAACACCACCAAATTGAAATCCATTTGGAGTGAGGACACGTTTTCATCTTTGACAGTTGCCACTACTGTGGAACACAAATTGACACTACATTATGGTGTCATGGTTCGGAAGTGGATATTCTCCATCTTCCCAG GTTCACATTCCATTGAGTTCAGAAGTATACATAAACCTGACCAACAGCCAATCAATAGCACTCTG GAAGCCCTGGAGTTGTTCTCCACCAATGAGGTGTTTGCGTGTGAAAACAGCACTCTGTACCTCTATCAGGACCCAAACTTCATCCTCATGCTCG GTCACACTGTGCGCTACCCCTTGAAGCTGGAGTCCAGGAGTACCTCCATGTTACTGGTGTCCTGGAAAGAGAAGATGCAGCCCCCGGCTGCCCCTGTCCCCGTCCACTCTGTGTCCCTATACCACTCTGAGATGAAGGCCTACGCTGCCCTTAGTGTGGACAGTACCCACTCCAACCACTACCGCTTCACAGCCCTGGAATCCTGCAGTTCCTATGCTGCCTGTGTGGAGGTGGCAGGCAGCCACTCGCTTACCTGTCTCTCCACTATCACAG ACCCAGAAGTCCCCAGACATTTCCAGGTGACGACGTGGAACAGCAGCAGTGTCACAGTGTCCTGGGACTGTCCCGACAACCGCAAGTTCTCCTTCTTCCTTGTCACGGTCCTCTACCTCAATGGCACCAATCATGTCCTGGAGGAGAGGTCCTTCATGCACACACTGGACACCTTTGTATTCTCTCAATCTGACCTGCCGCCCTGTAGCAGGGTGAAGTTTGGCCTGCAGACGGTGTGCCAGGCGGGCACGGAGGCTCGCCACAGCAGAATGGTCCTCATCAAAGGGAATACTG TCCACTCAGAAATCGAGAACCTGTGGCAGACCTCCTCGGGGCCGGACAACTACACCCTGAGCTGGGTGGTGAGGAACACTTCTTCTATCTCCATGTTCAGGATCTACCACCAGGGGGTGCTCCACTACACCACCCTGCTCACCAGCCACACGGTGGCCAGCCTTCTGCCCTGCAGCCAGTACTTGGCTAGAGTAGAGGCGCTGTGTGGAGACAGCGTGGTCATGAGCGCCAAGACCATACTCGCTCGCACAG GACCCAGAGGTGTTTCAGAACTGCGCTACCGTCCTGAGGACTCTACAGCGCTGTGGATTGGTGGGACCAGACAGGGCATGGCCTTTCAGTACCAGCTGTCTTATGACAATGGCTCGACCATCCAGCAAGGCCGGCTGATGGAGCCTTTGCTCCCTCTCCTGGGGCTCATTGAGGGTGCGCGCTATGCCCTGGACGTGTGGGAAGAGTGTGACGGCGAGTGGAGCGCCGACCCGGCCCTGGTGTGTTTCGATGGAGTCAACGTTTCCGTCAACGCCCTCGTGCTGCCGGAGGCGTCCACCCTGAGGCCGAATGAAGACCAAG TTCTAGCCTTTATTGTGCCTTGGTTAATGGTGTTGGACCCAAAGACTGAGCCCTGGGCTGAGCTGAAGCGCATCTATGAAAAACTA CTGGAGGAGCTTTTGAAAGAGTACCCAATTAAGACCAGGGTGGAGTTGGTTGCATTCAAGGAGCTGGAAGGCGAATCCAAAACTAAGATTACCTTTCAAGGCTTTGACGCTTCCATAACCGACGTAGACTTAGCGCTACCACCTGGCGAGCAGCTGGACCATATCCAGTCCCTCCAGCCGCCCAATATCACAGTCAAGGACGGGATCATCTACTGGGATG ACCCAGATGAGTGTGCGACGCCTGACCTGAACAGGTGTGACGCCAACTCTTTGTGCGTCAACACTCTGAACTCCTATACCTGTGTGTGTCAACATGGCTTCTATGACGTCGGGCCCGCCTTCGTTCCCCCTCCTACCCCTGCCTCACATCCTGTCTGTTATG AAAAAGGGATGTTCACCCAGTGCCTGCCGAGATCGATGGCCGGAGGTATTGCCAAAGCCTTCCTGATTGGCTACTTTGGTGGCGACGTGACGGTTGTCTTGAATGAAGGCCGTTGTACCATGGAGGAGAGCGAGACGCTCTACCACTTCCACGTGTTGCGCAAACCCTCGCAGTGTGGAACGAGACGGCTG gtgaacAGAACACACATCGAGTTCCGGAACACTCTGACAGTGACCTTGAGCAGAGAGAGGACCATCACACGAAGAGATCTCAAGGTTATCTGGAAGTGCATCTACCCCCGGAACTATGTCCGCAACACCCAGATAAACGTAGATCTGGAGTG gATCACCTCCCACTCTGTGGTGGAATACAACTCCTCCCATCAGCTGGGGCTGGCCATGACCATGTACAGTGACAACTCCTTCTCCTACGGCTACAGAGACTCCATCGCCCTCCACCTCAGCGATGTACTCTTCTTCGAGGTGGCCCTCCTGACAAACAACACGTTCGCCTCAGAGGTCCTGCTAGAAGTGATTTCCTGCTGGGCCACAGAGAGCCCGGATCCACAGGACGAAACCAAGGGCTTCTTTCTCCTAGATGG CTGCCCTGTTGACAGCACCTTTCATTGGCTCTCTGTGAACGGTGTGTCACAGAGGAGCAGATTCTCCATTCACATGTTCACTATGCCCAAGGAGTTACCCATCTACATGCACTGCCTGGCCCGGATATGCAGTCACGATGAGGACTGTACTACG AACTGTACCACCCAGAGACTTTCAAAGAGATCAACAGCTAGATGGGATCCATACATCAATGTAGCTGTGGTCGTGTCTGCAGGACCACTGATGGTCACCCCCGAGGCGGCACCAGGGACCAAACTCTCCAACT GGGATGAGGCTTTGACAATGATCTACGTCGTGGGAGGAACCATGGGTGTCTTGATGTTGACGATGCTTGGTGTGAGTGCAACAAAGGCTATAATGAATTATTATGAGAGAGCAAGGCCTCAATAA
- the LOC116362676 gene encoding crystal protein-like: MKSCHCFLLLCSLVFALSFAEEATFENEIDLTEFIRRISSSGLLVRDQPLAINRDLRFETNSLEELGDPEDSIPIWTDEEPVIQNTLNTGTTIPDIPDYGPIVLTNNGLIKGLTVEKSHIFYGIPYADPPVATHRWKPPRPVTPWPGVHDATYPRNACMQGCSGPISDKCPQKVSENCLYLNIFVPLDVNFSSPLLTTLPVMVWIHGGDFIAGSASKPLYDGRFISNFTHTVVVSMAYRLGAFGFLVSGKDPKTSATGNYGILDQQVALLWVQQNIALFGGDPSKVTMFGESAGAQSVSLHLMVQSSKPLFKQAVFQSLPFSIPLKTRHDALKLGRDFARQANCSVSDIVCLLSLSPQAVLAAQMKSSSKVVNPFRFLEIFETWGPYVDGELIKEQAVTAFQKGHWQKEKPVLLGTTSEEG, encoded by the exons ATGAAGAGCTGTCACTGTTTCTTGCTGCTTTGCTCACTGGTCTTTGCGCTGTCTTTTGCAGAGGAGGCAACGTTTGAGAATGAGATCGACCTTACAGAGTTTATTAGAAGGATTTCTTCCTCTGGACTACTGGTCAGGGATCAGCCTCTGGCTATCAACAGAGACCTTCGCTTTGAAACAAACTCACTGGAGGAGCTTGGAGATCCAGAGGATTCCATTCCCATCTGGACTGATGAGGAACCAGTCATCCAGAATACACTCAACACCGGGACTACCATCCCTGATATTCCTGACTATGGCCCCATAGTGTTGACCAACAATGGATTGATCAAGGGACTCACAGTGGAAAAGTCCCACATATTTTATGGGATCCCGTACGCGGACCCACCTGTGGCCACACACCGCTGGAAGCCCCCCAGACCGGTGACCCCGTGGCCGGGGGTCCACGACGCCACGTACCCGAGGAACGCGTGTATGCAAGGCTGCAGTGGCCCCATATCTGACAAGTGCCCTCAGAAG GTGAGTGAGAACTGCCTCTACCTCAACATATTTGTACCTCTGGATGTGAACTTCAGTTCCCCTTTACTGACAACCCTGCCAGTGATGGTGTGGATCCACGGGGGAGATTTCATTGCTGGCTCAGCCTCCAAGCCCCTGTACGATGGGAGGTTCATCAGTAACTTCACTCACACTGTGGTGGTGAGCATGGCGTATCGGCTAG GGGCGTTTGGTTTCCTCGTCTCGGGAAAAGACCCCAAAACCTCAGCAACCGGGAATTATGGGATCCTGGATCAGCAGGTTGCTCTTCTCTGGGTTCAACAAAACATTGCTCTGTTCGGAGGCGACCCCAGCAAG GTGACCATGTTTGGGGAGAGTGCAGGAGCCCAGTCAGTGAGCCTCCATCTGATGGTCCAGAGCAGTAAGCCCCTGTTCAAACAGGCTGTGTTCCAGAGCCtacccttctccatccctctcaagACCAG ACATGATGCCCTGAAGCTGGGGAGGGACTTTGCCAGACAGGCCAACTGCTCTGTGAGCGACATCGTGTGCCTGCTGTCCCTCAGTCCTCAGGCTGTCCTCGCTGCCCAGATGAAGTCAA gttcCAAAGTGGTGAATCCCTTCAGGTTCCTGGAGATCTTTGAGACCTGGGGGCCCTATGTGGATGGAGAGCTGATCAAGGAGCAGGCTGTGACTGCCTTCCAGAAGGGCCACTGGCAGAAGGAGAAACCAGTCCTCCTTG GGACCacttcagaggaggggtga